The Drechmeria coniospora strain ARSEF 6962 chromosome 02, whole genome shotgun sequence genome has a segment encoding these proteins:
- a CDS encoding 26S proteasome regulatory subunit-like protein has protein sequence MYTGYHTLNGVISEMAYPIGASDLRRRPRTDGDLLNASGCVGPRICSHPALVGTSIAGDGSAESAEGDAGGSGEHAVSGSRGRCPPCPPLLVHTASSLISSDYNSIPKLNRTMTDIYGDELYSPNFTITSTCQSQPYNDSSVSNNVFSQRINAANTHHLSVARSPSFRTRSPFRAGSPFAASSTHSNFPVDTNEGSPGQVAPDDTPRPQAIEPGTPETISPRDAILEFSDPEGDEEDPPLFSQSVELGSNAIVNEAMESVHSHFHPTQNVASIPTSAAFLPTQNLVRTGVPRQDQFISDTGESQRAPFPLDSSGSSSTGSRVDTPSYSPRLASMRIGGGTYTCTYHGCALRFETPSLLQKHKREGHRQIQGLISPREVPGMVTTLHNTQAGPHRCDRINPCTGKPCSTLFSRPYDLTRHEDTIHNLRKQKVRCDLCKEDKTFSRADALTRHYRVCHPDIELFGKRRYGGGVG, from the coding sequence ATGTACACTGGCTACCACACTTTGAATGGAGTCATATCTGAGATGGCCTATCCTATCGGAGCATCGGATTTGCGCAGGAGACCGCGCACCGACGGGGATCTGCTGAATGCCTCGGGTTGTGTTGGCCCCAGAATTTGCTCCCATCCTGCCTTGGTGGGGACTTCAATTGCCGGCGATGGTTCCGCTGAATCTGCCGAAGGAGACGCTGGTGGGTCGGGTGAGCATGCTGTTAGTGGAAGCAGAGGCAGGTGCCCCCCATGTCCTCCACTGCTTGTGCACACAGCAAGCTCATTGATATCTTCAGACTATAACAGCATACCCAAGCTCAATAGGACGATGACCGACATATACGGCGACGAACTATATAGCCCCAACTTCACTATCACATCAACATGCCAATCACAGCCATATAATGACTCATCAGTGAGCAACAATGTCTTTAGTCAACGCATCAACGCCGCCAACACCCATCACCTGAGCGTAGCCCGCTCGCCCTCATTCAGAACGCGGTCGCCATTTCGCGCAGGGTCCCCGTTCGCCGCTTCATCAACCCATAGCAACTTCCCAGTCGACACGAACGAAGGATCACCGGGGCAGGTGGCACCCGACGATACCCCGCGTCCTCAAGCTATTGAACCAGGAACTCCAGAAACGATTTCACCCCGGGATGCCATTTTGGAATTCAGCGACCCCGAGGGCGATGAAGAAGATCCCCCGCTATTTTCGCAGAGCGTGGAGCTGGGTTCGAATGCCATAGTGAACGAGGCCATGGAGTCTGTACATTCTCATTTTCATCCAACCCAGAATGTTGCCAGTATTCCCACCTCGGCAGCATTTTTACCCACGCAGAACTTAGTCCGCACTGGTGTGCCTCGACAAGACCAGTTCATTTCCGACACAGGAGAAAGCCAGAGAGCGCCGTTTCCACTTGATTCGTCAgggtcgagctcgacaggATCAAGAGTTGACACGCCATCGTATAGCCCCCGGCTAGCGAGTATGAGGATTGGCGGCGGTACCTACACATGCACTTATCATGGCTGCGCACTCAGGTTCGAAACTCCCTCGTTACTGCAGAAGCACAAACGGGAAGGTCACCGGCAAATACAAGGCCTGATTTCCCCGCGAGAAGTCCCTGGCATGGTTACGACGCTTCACAACACGCAGGCTGGGCCACATCGCTGTGACCGAATTAATCCATGTACTGGAAAACCTTGTTCCACATTATTCTCACGACCGTATGACCTTACGAGACATGAGGATACGATACATAACCTGCGGAAACAAAAGGTTCGTTGCGACTTGTGTAAGGAAGACAAAACGTTCAGCCGCGCCGATGCTCTGACAAGGCACTACCGTGTGTGTCATCCTGATATTGAGTTGTTTGGGAAACGTCGCTATGGAGGCGGAGTTGGCTAG
- a CDS encoding Histone H4 (H4_NEUCR Histone H4), giving the protein MTGRGKGGKGLGKGGAKRHRKILRDNIQGITKPAIRRLARRGGVKRISAMIYEETRGVLKTFLEGVIRDAVTYTEHAKRKTVTSLDVVYALKRQGRTLYGFGG; this is encoded by the exons ATGACTGGTC GTGGCAAAGGTGGCAAGGGCCTGGGCAAGGGTGGTGCCAAGCGCCACCGTAAGATTCTCCGTGATAACATCCAGGGCATAACGAAGCCAGCGATCCGACGTCTCGCTCGCCGTGGTGGCGTGAAGCGTATttctgcaa TGATTTATGAAGAGACTCGTGGTGTTTTGAAAACTTTCCTCGAGGGCGTTATCCGGGATGCCGTTACCTACACAGAGCATGCTAAGCGAAAGACGGTCACATCGCTGGATGTTGTGTACGCGCTAAAGCGACAGGGCCGCACCCTGTATGGGTTTGGCGGCTAA
- a CDS encoding histone H3 encodes MARTKQTARKSTGGKAPRKQLASKAARKSAPSTGGVKKPHRYKPGTVALREIRRYQKSTELLIRKLPFQRLVREIAQDFKSDLRFQSSAIGALQESVESYLVSLFEDTNLCAIHAKRVTIQSKDIQLARRLRGERN; translated from the exons ATGGCTCGTACCAAACAGACTGCTCGCAAATCCACTGGTGGCAAAGCTCCTCGCAAGCAGCTTGCATCCAAGGCTGCTCGCAAGAGCGCACCTTCCACTGGCGGTGTCAAGAAGCCTCATCGTTATAAGCCTGGTACCGTTGCTCTTCGTGAGATCCGTCGCTACCAGAAGTCGACTGAGCTTCTGATTCGCAAGCTTCCCTTCCAGCGCCTG GTCCGTGAGATCGCGCAAGATTTCAAGAGTGATCTTCGTTTCCAGAGCTCTGCCATTGGCGCTCTGCAGGAATCCGTCGAGTCTTACCTGGTTTCTCTTTTCGAGGACACCAACCTCTGCGCGATTCACGCAAAGCGTGTTACCATCCAATCGAAGGATATTCAGCTTGCCCGTCGTCTGCGTGGCGAGCGTAATTAA